In Amblyomma americanum isolate KBUSLIRL-KWMA chromosome 8, ASM5285725v1, whole genome shotgun sequence, the DNA window cGGGAGAGGcttttggcctgcagtgggctaAGTCCGGCTGATGATGGAATGCGACCTCAGTAACAAATATGGATAGCTAGGCAGCAGGTTAGGAAACAGAGGCATTTTTTCCGTACTTAAGAGGAACAGGCAGGGCATTAAGGCCTTTATCAAGGTGGGGATAATTTTATTGTGCCTCGTCAGACATTCAATATTCTCTGCATGCAGACATAAGCCATCTTTCTAGGGAAGGCATGTGAACTTCCATGCACAGTGTTTTACAGCAGGTCATGCACATTGAACTTGTAACGGCAGTTCTATCTGGCAGTTTTTGTCAGACATATTTGTCTTCCTTTTCTCTGTCACTTCCAAACAGACATTGGACTTGGATGTGTCAGTGCAGCACCTGGACATTGACTCCAGTGGCCAATACATGGCTGCCATCGATAACAAGGCAagctgttctttttttcctttttattagcTTTGCTGGTGTCACAGcaaactatactccgtttcatgcaTAGCAGGCAGCACTGCCAAAGCTACTGAACCTGTTCACGCAAGCTAATGGAAATATAGTTCACCATACAGCCAGAGTGAACACAGGCACATTTCTTTCCGACAAATATCAAGTACTGTGATTGGCAACCCCCTGCGCTTCATTCACCTCTTGCAACATTTTGGTCGTGCAGCTCATTGAGACTTCAAGATGCAAGAATGACATGTGGCGGTATGATACACGGCTGGTAGAGCGAATCGCGCTGGCTCCATCTGCACCAAAAAGGTTGTGCACACTCGGAGGGAATTATAGACAGAGGGTCTGAACACTGAACGCCTCAAAGTTTCGACCGTGATTATTAATGCTAGCTTtttgttttcgtccaaacacTCACCAAGGCTTCGAGAGGAACGCATGGTGCGTGCCAGAGTAATATGTTTCGACGGGCGCACTACTTCCGCAGCCTCCGCTGCGTTGCCTGCTGCATATGAAACGGAGTTTAACTCAGTGAATTCCAAGTTGGTATGTATGGTGTTTGCAATTGCatgtttgcatcttttcccttcaGTGAGTAAATGATGAGCTGAGATGACAGCGATCGATCGGAGAAGTTGTGCGTGAGACATACCAGGCAGTGCAATCACCACATTGGTGCTTTGGTAGAAACTTGCATGCAGTCCACAGACAACAGTGTTGCAGTCCATCTTTTTTGCTAAATGAATGTAACATTGAACATTTGAACATACTGAAATATGCATGCTGCTCTGACTTGCTTGTTAACCAGTGCTTTGCACTGAAGGAAGACACTTCCACCTGGTAGCATCCAGGTGAAATTTGGGCAGCTGTTTCAGCTTCTTGCCTCTTGGTGCCGCCACCTGGCAAGAGCTGCCGATGCATACAGATTGCGGTCTTGCGAGATTCAAAGCACGGTTTCAGTATCCAAAGCGTGGGATTATGCCGACCCTCTTTGCAGTGAGACAACACTGTGAGGCGCGTTGGTTGTTTGTTTTGCGGACACAAGGGGTGGCTTGTGGTTTTAGTAAGGCCCAATGTTTGTGTCTCCATGGGGCCATATTTGTGAAACATCAGAATTGTTCACTCTGTGAGTCTCTGTGCTCTCCCTTTCCTTTTCCATGCCCTTTCTTTTTCACCACTAGGGTATATGCTACCTGTTCCTGTTGGGCATTGGGAGTGACAGCCAGATATCGAGTCCTGAGCGGCTGCTCAAGTTTGTGGCACACAAGCGCTACGGCCTCAAGTGCCGTTTCAGCTGTGACTCAGAGTGAGTTGGTCTCCCAACAGACTGCTCATTAGCAGTCAGTGCGACACAGTAGTGCTCAGTTTTCCAAAATTATTATTGGAAATTACAGCTAGGGACATTTGTGTGCtgaaaggggggtggggggggagcaATTGACAAGGCGGTTGTTATGACTAGCagttgtgccatgtgcagagatGGGGATTTTCTGATGTGGCTTGTTTAATGTGCCGTCTTTCCTTGGGAATTTCTATGTATTATCAGTTTCGCACTCTGTACTGTGACCATCTAAACTGAGTTCTGTCTTGTACGACACGATTCTTTTTGCATCAGTGTCATCTAGGGTGTTCTTTATTAGAAGTCTGAAATCGTTAGTACAAACTTTTTATAACTGGAGCTAATGCAAGTTTGTAATGAGACTTGCCTTTTGATAGCTATTCCATTATTGCCATTTTCCATTTGTCGTCttattttatttagttttttcagagagagaaaataaacttTTATTGTATAAATGGAGACCGGaacggattgtgggtggggtcctcagtccagtaCTCCAGTAGCTTCTGCCAACGCTTTGGCGATGGTGGTTAGCACCTCCTGATCTTCCAGGGTGCCACTGGCCAGCATCACCACCCACTGCTCCAGTGCCATGTTGGGCAGCTTTAAATGCTGCCCACCTCATGTTATTGTGCACCACTACCTGCATGCATGATGCTTAAACTTAATGTTAACTTAACAGCCAAAACGTTCGCTACCTAATTGTACCTGTTCACCTTTAttttaatgtgttttttttcttggaaagtaATGGACTCGAAAAGCCGGAGTAGTTCTGTGAGCAATTTTCAACTTTTGTCAAAGATGCATAGGCCACAGAGTTTGCGGCTGGAAGCCATATCAGTGGGGCTTCAAGTGGTAATGGTTCTCCTCACCACCGAGAGATCTGGAAAACTGGTGGTGCAAAGCAGGGGCTGTACTTTCCGGCCAAGAAGTGCACTCAGTAGCTGGTACATTTTTGACAAGGGCTGCATTCAGGAAGCACCTTGTCGTGGTACAAGTTTTGCACATCATAATCGTCTAGTTATTTATTTATGGCTTGCTGGAACAACTTGTTCTCTGACCTCTGCAGTGCGTATTTCGTGTTTCTTACATTTCTATAGCCATCCCACAGTGCTGCATGCTTTAGACTGTTAAGGCCATCTGAATGTTCATTGGTGGCAGGCTGTTGGCGACCTCGTCGGCTGACACGACGGCATGCATCTGGAAAGTGTCAGACCTGCTGGCTTCTAGCGAGGACAGTGGACCCCCCGAGCGGCTAGTCCGGCGGAGCTCTTCACAGTCATCAACTAGCACTCGAGCCTGGAATCTGGCTGACACCCTGCCCATGTCCAAGATGACCAATGCCAACCAGCGATGGGTctgggacgttgccttcagctaTGATGCGCAGTTCCTCATTACTGGTGAGCAGGAAGAACGGGCCAGCCTAGCAGAGCTCAGACGTCTTGATTCTGCTTGTGGTTCTTAATTCAGAGGTGCAAAGATCTTGTAGCCACCGCCACTCATATGCAGCTTGTGCAGGTAGGTGCGGGAATTTTGAGATGAAGGTTGGACCCATTTGTGTATCCGCAGCTCTCACTTTATATTGAAGCACCCTGCTTTTCTTGCATAAATGGCCAGGCCAAATGGAGTGTGCATCTGTCCAAATCTAGTGCATAAAGTGAATCATGCCTATTCAGTATATCCAATACTAATGTCGATGCAATGCTTTCTGGATTGGCATTCTGCCTACATTGATGGTGCAGGCCCTGCTCATAGCTGCAGCTAATTGCGTAACCTGAGCTTTCGTCAGCATTATGTTTCTATATTACACCTGTATGTTTCAGAGTCACCTTAATCGCTGTCTAAATGGGCTGTTGCGAAGTACTAGTGGCCGAAGACCTTGGGTTTGGGGAAATATTTGGTGGAAGTCAAGTACATCCTTGTGTTGATTAGCTGTTTTCAGAAAAACAAGGAAGTAAAGAAGAGCTCCTAAAGTACTTCAGACCTTTTGCATTCCATAAACGTTAGCTTGTCTTGTTTGTAAATGCAGCCAGATATCATATTTAACGAGAACGTGCTCTGTAGGAGAATATCTGATAAAAGTAAGTTACAGTAATTAGCCTGCAGCATTGTGGCTGGTTTAAATCATCTCCATTAGCATTGCCAGTTGATGAACATCTGGCATCAAAGAACTTTCTTTGAACTGCAACAGTATAGCTTCTCAAACATTGAACTTTTTGTTTCATGTTCTTTTGGTAAAAATACACCTTTGCTAACTTGGAATCATACAGCAATCATTTTGTTTGGTTGAAAGCAGCCTTATCAGTGCAGATTTGAGCTAGAGCTAAAAAGAACTAGAAAGAAGTGCACTGTGTTTATCCTTATGGATTTTGTTTAGCTGAGAGAAGTCAGTCCAAGTATGGTAAATGCAGTGAAACCAGCAAAGAGATCTGCTACAGTGTGCTATGGCATGCACATGAATGTGTATACAAGGGATTCTTGCGAACTCATCGAATAACGTGACTGCCTTTTGTTGAACTAAGGCCCAATGCAAGACACCTGGATAGAAGTGATTAAGGGAGATTAAGGTCAGAAGGAAGGATTGctcatttttgtggaggcaactTAACTGGCAAGCTCACAGAATGTGTGGATTGCATGCTTTGCCTCATTGTACTGTACAGAATTTTCACCTCCTGTCCAACTTCAGGATGATAAGAATGTGTAGCAGTCCCTGGCCAGAGTACATTATGTACAACATGCCGAATTTCAGATCTTCCAAAAACTCTGCCGTGCCACTATGGATGGTAACATGTAAGCCACGAATGCACTCTCGAGCACCAAGTGCTCTCCACACATGGCCGATGCCACAATCACCAGTCATGCGGCATAAGCAGTCAGCAGTGGCACGCGGCCGTAGATATATTCAATCAGTCACAAACACATCTGCATACAGATTTTGTTCTTTTTGAATGACACGAATTTCGGACCGTAAATATATATTTTGCAACCCATGAGattcgtatcatcgagattctactgtacagtGCTCCGGAACTCCACAAGACTGGCTTCAGTGGCTCATGTACTTTTAGGCATGACTCTATACCGAACACGAACAACCTAATGGCTGCTTTATCTTTTTTCGTTGTACTTAGACTTCAGCCCAGTGTACTGTTCATTTGTCCATGATTTGTGTGCAGCCTCATCGGACACTGTGGCCAGGCTGTGGAGCATCTCTGGTGCCGAAGTGAAGAGAGAGTACAGTGGCCACCAGAAGGCGCTGACAGCACTGTCATTCAAAGACAGCCCCTGACAAGCAAAGGCAGTAACAGCTGGATTGAACACTGCCTTACCTAGAGGAATTGGAAAACAATAAACAAGTCTTACATTAGCTGCCTGGTTTCTTGTTGGAAAAAATATATTTGGGGAATGTCCACTCTGATATGTGGGAAGCACAAGCCTCACCAACTTGCCATTAAAAAAACGTAAAAGAAAGTGCTGTGCATAGATGAGTACTACTTCATAAgcattgcacctttttttttctccaaggcCACTAATGAAActtcgaagcagctgccggcgcgaaaaatttttctttgcgacTCATTTGCCATGACTCCAAGCCTTCCACAATGTTGAAGTAGTATTGGCTATTGCTTGAATGTTATTTTAGCTTGATTTCAAAGACTACATGGGCTGCTGTCAGGAACTTTACAAAGCTGAATTAAAAACGGGGGAAATCTCATCAAATAGACAGATCTGTATTTCTCAAAACTATTCGAATTTGGAAGGTTTCGTACGGCTTCCGCGTGTCATTTTTCAACGGGTTCCTTTGTTTTTGTAGTTGCTGTTCCTTCTGAAGGAATCTCACATACccacatggaggaaaaaaaaaaacttttttttcctccatgcatacccacggtgggggattggccagagtttggtgcAGATCGAAAGAAAAATTCACCCACACCTAGTTAGCTAGCTAGCTCAAACGGTTCATAAAGAATGAGGAATATAGGAAACAATTTTAAAAGATTTTGAGATGATGGGAAtgaaaaatcgaaaaaaaataattgagtCGACACAGATTGATGTGCTTGTAGATAAAAGTTGACCATAGACCATAGACAGTTGACAGTTgaccatagagctactactacaaACAGCAGTTGACActgcaccgactagcccaacagcGAGCCTCGGTGAACGGCGGTTCCGCTGTGTTGAGCGTTTTGCTTCATTCGGATATCGCGTTTATCTTTTATTTTAGTGTAAATTCTTTACAGAAGGCACTCTCAGCCTTTGTAATTCCAACGAAAAGTCGTGTATAAGTTAAAGAGACATAAAATATTTATTATAGTATGATCCTGACTTCTGTTACAAATTTTCCGAAACCGAAACTCAGCGAGCCGCCTGAACAAGCTTTCCTCCTGGACACGTGCTGCCCTCGTGCGAGGGCCAAGTGCGTTGTCTCCTCCCGTCGCGGCTTTGCGGTCGCGTTTCGCCGGCCTCGGTGGCCCGTGCGTGAATCATGCGGACTGACTAACCGCTGAAGCGCCGGCGCAGAGCATCGGATAAGAACGAGGAAAGGCACAACAAGCAGGCAGGCGGAGACGGCCAACAGCAACCACCGGGGATCCCGAGACGCGCCGTGTACTCGACGTCTCGCCCTTCGCAACTACGACGGTGTGCCTGTGTGTGTCGTGTAGTCCGAGTAGCGCTGTAGCCTGCGGTGCGAATGGAAAGCTGTGCTGCGCCGTAGCGCTCGTCGAGGGAAGAATGGCCATCGGTGGATCGCCGCTCGTGGCACTGTCGCCGACTGTCCTTGGGTCCCGGGATACTGGACGGCACAGCTGACCGTGAAGCGCCGATGAAACCGAGCTCGCCCGTCGCGGCAGCGTCCAGCTCTTCGCCAGGAGTGGTGGaagtggaggggagggggggtgcaGCGGATTTTTAAGCCTAATTAGAGAGGGAGATCGACTTCGATTTCGGCGTGTGTTTTCAGCCGTCGCGTTTTCGCGGCCTGTGCCAGCGTTCGATCTCGTGTCCGTTCGCCCTGAGGGGCGAATCCGAAAGAAGTCGCGTGCTGTTGTCGACTTCTCTAGTGCGAACAGCTCCCGCCGTGAACTGGttggagaagaagaaaaaaaaaaaaacgtcgatcGTGGACTGAAActcgcgcgcgtgtgtgtgccgTGCTCGCGTGAGAGCCACCGCGGAATTCCTTCCCGTGCGCGTTCCGTCCGTTCTGGGCCGAGCCGTCCGTGAGTGGGGTAGCTCTTCCCTTACGTGCCCTGCATAGCATTAACGCTGTGACCACGTGTGCTTTTTCATCCAACGTCGTGTGCAGTGCCTATCCGTTCTGTTCCGACCACTGCCGTCGTAGAAGAGGAACTGCGGTCATCCTCGCCGCCAAAAAGTCTCTGCAAGGAACGCCTTTCACGCGTTCCCCAACGAACATTCGACAGTATGTCGGAGAGATCAGGTGGGTCTCTCGATAGCACCGCGCGAGAGCGGCTGTGCAGGATGTCTTGAACGCGAGCTGAGACTTGTGCTGCTCATGCTGCGGTTGTTTGAAGCCGCTGCCCTGCGCCGCAAAAAGGTTAGCAGAGATTGCTGACCTTTGAACCAAACTTTGATTCCAGACAGGCGCAGTTGAGCAAACTCGGTAAGCTGCGCTTCGATCAATTGATGATCCATTCTTGTGCGCTGAGAAAAAAGTAACCATATAGCGTCTGTGTCAAGTAGATGATGTGCCAAGTCATAATTGGCAACAGAAGTGCAGGGGTATGTCGAGAGGCTGCCTTGTTAGGATCTTGATGCAGCTCATTTGTCATTTACTATGAACTTGCCATGGGCAAATGCTATTTTGCCTTTTCTTTTACGATGCATATTGCACAACACGTTCACCTTCATCTTGTCACACTGCCGTGCCTAAAGGTACAAAAGAACAGTTGCAGGTGATTGATGGTTTATTTTCGTGTACATGGAAGTGAGTGGTGTTGGAACGCGTTCCAGAGTAGAAGGTGACGCGGGCACTCGAAATGCTCACCTCATCACCGACAGAGCCCCTTCCTGGTCGCCACTAAATGCCGAGTAGCGCAAAGGGTCAAATCCAATTAGTAAATCCTATTAATGGATGAAAAGAGTCTTTATGTCTATAAATGCACTTAGAGTAGAGGGAAAGCCCACTTAAATGCATCTAGGCATGGGCTGTGTGCTCATATTAGCCGTCTATACTGACCAGAACTTTTTGTATGTTTCTCTAAACTTTGTACTGTTTGTAGCACGTGCTGCATCCTTGTGGTGTGCAGGGCCATCGAAGTCTTCTTCCGTTCTAATTTTTATTCTATATCTAATTTGTCACCGACTATATGGAGCCTTGAATAGCAGCTAGTGGAATAAGCTGTCCCTTATCAGCAACGCTCGCATCACCGGTCATCTTGTGTGGTGCAAAAGTAACATTGACAACATTGTTTAGGTGGCATTGATAGTGAGCCACAAGGCAATTAAAGGCGCACCTTTGCCTCATTGTAGGCTCACTTCACTATCTACGTAGAGTGCAGACAGGCCATTTGGAAGCTGCTGACACTTTCTTGTATTAGTTCATAGCAGCAAGAGCTTTTTCGCCCTTGAAAAGCTGAGCTTGTGACCCTGCTTGCTTAGTTTGCTGGCCATGAAtgaggtaaagaaaaaaaaaaacggagcacTGCAGTGCTTTGCTGCCAAATGTACAAAATACCAAGCGTTTGCCAAACGCGTACCAGTACATACCAAAtgctgcagcggtggctcagtggttatggtgcttggctgctgacccgaaagacacaggtttgATCCTGGTCACGTCGGTCGCATTTCGAaaggtggaggcgaaatgcgagagGCCCATGTACTCTGTGATGTGCATAACAAAGGTGTGTAACTTGCCGTCTTGCTGAAACAGTGAAGCATCATGTATGGGCTCAGGCTTCTTCATAGTGGGGTGTAACATCTTCAACTTAGTCTTCAGTTGCTTGAGAATGTTTTTCAATGAGGCAAGGAGGTGGCTTTTTCAAATTCTCCTGCTGACGACGAAACTTGGGGAACCTCAGAAACTGCAGATCTAACTGCTATTTTTGTGGCCTAGTGCTTACAAAATTTCTTTGAGTAGTTCTTAGAAGGTCTCTCTCTTTACAGTCTATCGTAAAGTATACAAGCTGTTAGTTGAAATTTTTTTGAGAGAAGTGCTATGTCTGGAATTCAGAGACTAATTCTTGGCCCACTTTTATTTGTAGACCATCTTTGTCAGTTCTGCATTGTGAGAATgtttttttctccatttttgtGGTCCACAAACTTTTTCTTGATATTTTTCTTGCACATCATTTGAACCTAGCAACGATCGCTTATGTTTTATAAGCCCATGTTGCAGGGTGGTTTAGTGTCCAGAGGGGTCTCTGGGGGGTTGTAAAGGTGCGACAAGAATGTTTAGCCGTCGGCTTTCGCATAGATAGCTGGTCCAGAGGTTCCCACGTACCTGATATCTTTCCAAGAGCACTATCTAAGTTGGCATTtgaccattttctttttttttttgatcccCTGTGTCACCTGTTGGCACCTGTTCTGTTGGCTACGGGTGCATCTATGCTTGTTCCACATATGTTTGCTTTGGATTATGAAGAAAAATAACCTCGTCTGTTGGCATCAGGTAGAAGCCGGGGTTCAGTCGTTATCTCACACTCAACTACTGAACGCCGCCAATGAATGCTGTCTGTTGTGGAAAGCTGACATTGTGTTTGTTTTACTGGAGTTGTCAAGCACAGATAACATTGTGCTGTGCATGAATTGGGTGTGTTTTTCATTTGGAGCACATGTATGTGTTTTCAAAGGGAATAACCTAGAGCTCCGACCATTAGCGTTTTCTCTTGTTCTGAAAATGCGTTGTTCGCTTGCTGAGAACTTGAGCCTTCATTTTCTATATGCGTTTTTTCTGATGAAGCAGACTTTGAAGGTCTTCTTGTCATCTTTAGACCTGTGACATGCGTGAGCAGTTTCAACCTTCTTTTTTACTGTCAGTTTGTTTGGGAACCTGTGTAAAAGAAATAATGCTATGCATGCGTGATGTATCTATGCGTCTTATTCATGTaccatttctctttttttgtgtgtgtttggcTTCTAGTTGGGGAGAAGAAACCGGAGAAGAAGAAACCGGAGAAGATCATCATTCCTGAGCCCAACCAGAATCATCAGAACAGAGGGTGAGGTGATAAGCTTTCTCCTTCCAAGATTTGTGCGTGGTATGCTTTTTCCGTAGCCATGCGTCCTGATAAAGGTTTGAATCGGTGTGTCAACTTGTCAGCCCGAGCCTTGGACTCACTGAAGTCTAACGCAAACATCGTCATTCTTTgtgttgtcttcttttgttaTGTCACTGTTGTATATAGATCCAAGGTTCGCTATTAAGGTGCTGCTATGTGGATCCTTGTGACCATGTGAATTAGGGTCTGCAGAGCATATCAGGTTTGTAATGCTGCTTACCAAATATATCACGTACTTTGTGTGCAAAGACACCTCTATTTAAGCTTTGTTCTAGCTCTTGCTTCAGGCAACACTACTACGCCCTCTCCATGACAAAGGCCCCTTCCATTCCACTCCCCCCACAAatttgtcctgtgccagctgtagcCCACCGTATTCCCTCAAACTTTCTGACCTTGTCTGCTCAGGTTACTGCCGCTCTCTGCTATGTTTGGCCTCTCTTGCAGTTCACTCCAGAGCCGttgtggtagctcagtggttatggtgctgatCCCGGCCGGGATATCTGCGTGCGCCCTCTTATCGTAGTGACCTAATATGAGAGAATCACTGCCAGTCAGGTTCGTAGCcagccgccgcaatggctcagtggttatggcgcttggatgctgacccgaaagatgtgggtgtgatcctggccgcggtggtcgaatttcgatggaggtgaaatgctggaggcccgtctactgcgcaatgtcagtgcactttaaagaagcccaggtggtaaaaattatccagagcccttcattgcgttgttcctcatagcctgaattgctttgggacgttaaacctcttaATAAAATGAATGGCCAATTTGGTCGATGTTTTCGatttatcactttttttttcgtagcagATGAAATGCCATTGTAGTCGTCGTTGCTGAGTGCAATTGCATCCCTACACACAATgcacaaaaataataaaagtgATTACAACAGCATTGCAGTGAATTCCACTTTGGGAAATGAGTGAATGGCATAAGTGTCAGCCTGTGCAAGCACAACCTGGCCATTGGCGGCTACAGTCGGAATGGTCGAATGAAGCCAGTGCCTCCTTGAGAACAGTACCTGCAGTATTGCGGTTGCCAGTCTGGTTCACTAGGTGACCGTGTGGTGATGCTACCCTATTACCCTATAACAATAAAAGGCTATGCGCGCAAAGCATCGGCGCTTGTCCGCAGGCACACTTTTGAGCAAGTAGCCCTTTTGCAGTTTTGTATTTGTTACGAACATCTTCATCTTTACTAAGTTCGAACTTATAAGGCTTCGAAGTTGACCAGCTAATTGCACCGGCCTGACAAGAAGTTTGCAGTCTGTTGCGTATTGAGTGCAAATGAGCACAAGTGCATGACAGAATATGCATAATTTAATAAAGTAACACCTGATGTTGCAAAATAAACAAATAGAGAGCTTGTGCCTGTAATTTAATGAACTACATAACCAAACTGCTTTGTCGAAGTTTCCCGCCATCAAATAGTGCCCACGGGGAAAATGTCCATCCTCGAACTGCAGCGTGCGCCTCATGCCAGTTTGGTTTTCTTTTATGCAGGTGTGCTTGTTATTATGTGTGCATGTTTTGGCTCAGAgcatgcgcagttttttttttattattgacgTGCACATATCAGTCCAGCATGCTTGCACACCAACAGGCTATGGGCGGCTGCGGAGGAATTCTTAGAGACCTCTGGGCTGGTTCACCACCACCAAGTTTCCTTCGAGGGGAAACAAAAATACAGTGCTTACTTTTCGAGGTGGTTGTTTGTACCTCTGTGAGTGCGGACTTGACAGCCAGGCGATGTCCGAGTCTGCGTTATTCAAAAGAATTGCGTTAGTGGCGAC includes these proteins:
- the LOC144101812 gene encoding target of rapamycin complex subunit lst8-like, whose protein sequence is MKDMLADGVGDQVILATGGYDHSIRLWQAHSGLCQRTLQHADSQVNAIEITPDRQHIAAGGYQHIRTYDINSTNTNPVVNYEGLGKNVTALGFHEDGLWMYSGGEDFSARIWDSRARSQTCQRVFETNAPVNCACLHPNQCELFIGDQSGSIYIWDLRTNHNEQLTLDLDVSVQHLDIDSSGQYMAAIDNKGICYLFLLGIGSDSQISSPERLLKFVAHKRYGLKCRFSCDSELLATSSADTTACIWKVSDLLASSEDSGPPERLVRRSSSQSSTSTRAWNLADTLPMSKMTNANQRWVWDVAFSYDAQFLITASSDTVARLWSISGAEVKREYSGHQKALTALSFKDSP